The Thiohalophilus sp. genomic interval ATGGATACCACGCGCGGTCCGACCGCCGCGCAATGGCTGGCCGAGGCCAGTGAAAAGGACATCGCCCGCGTATTAAAGGAATATGGTGAAGAGCGTTTTGCCAAGCGTATCGCCCGGGCCATCGTCGCCGCGCGTAAGGAGCAGCCGATCACGACCACCAAACAACTGTCCGCGATTGTTGCCGCGGCCAACCCGGCCTGGGAAAAGGGCAAGGACCCGGCTACTCGCGCTTTTCAGGCAATTCGTATCTATATCAACCAGGAACTGGACGAGCTGGATGAGTGCCTGTCGCAGGTTACCGATCTGCTCGTGCCGGGGGGGCGACTCGTGGTGATCAGCTTTCACTCCCTGGAAGATCGTCGGGTCAAGCAGTTCATGCGCAAGCAGAGCAAGGGGGATGATTTTCCGCCTGATCTGCCGGTGATGCAGAGTCAGCTCAAGCCGAAGATGAAGCTCATCAGCAAGGCGCAGCAGGCTGGTGATGAGGAGGTTGCGAAAAATCCACGTGCCCGCAGCGCTGTATTGCGCGTTGCGGAGAAACTGTCATGAAAGCTGAATGGCTGCTGATTCCGTTGATTTTTGCCGTGCTCGCTTCGGCCATCGGCG includes:
- the rsmH gene encoding 16S rRNA (cytosine(1402)-N(4))-methyltransferase RsmH; translated protein: MNGKQEHLPVLLEEAIRGMNIKPDGRYIDGTFGRGGHSAAILACLGDDGRLLAFDKDPQALHIAQDRFSHDSRFHIVQDSFAHMAPHIAEQGWDQVDGILLDLGVSSPQLDDATRGFSFQKEGPLDMRMDTTRGPTAAQWLAEASEKDIARVLKEYGEERFAKRIARAIVAARKEQPITTTKQLSAIVAAANPAWEKGKDPATRAFQAIRIYINQELDELDECLSQVTDLLVPGGRLVVISFHSLEDRRVKQFMRKQSKGDDFPPDLPVMQSQLKPKMKLISKAQQAGDEEVAKNPRARSAVLRVAEKLS